One Cyanobacteriota bacterium genomic window carries:
- the smpB gene encoding SsrA-binding protein SmpB yields MAEQPSDGYKIITDNRQARFQYEILETYEAGIELKGTEVKSIRAGKVNLSDGFVLIRDEQAWLHNVHISPYETASQVFNHDPRRTRRLLLHREEIRKLIGKVEQKGLTIVPLKLYLKRGRVKVAIGLARGKKLHDKREDMKKRQDKRDMERAMKRY; encoded by the coding sequence ATGGCAGAACAACCCAGCGACGGCTACAAAATTATTACCGATAACCGCCAAGCCCGGTTCCAGTACGAAATTCTGGAAACCTATGAAGCTGGTATTGAACTGAAGGGAACGGAAGTAAAGTCGATTCGAGCAGGGAAGGTAAACCTAAGTGATGGCTTTGTGCTGATTCGGGATGAGCAAGCGTGGTTGCATAATGTCCACATCTCGCCCTACGAAACTGCAAGCCAAGTCTTTAACCATGATCCACGACGCACTCGGCGCTTATTGCTGCACCGGGAAGAAATCCGTAAACTGATCGGTAAGGTAGAACAAAAGGGCCTCACGATCGTGCCCTTAAAGCTGTACCTAAAGCGAGGACGAGTGAAGGTAGCGATTGGCTTGGCACGAGGGAAAAAATTGCACGACAAGCGCGAAGACATGAAAAAACGACAGGATAAGCGCGATATGGAACGTGCTATGAAACGGTACTAG